AGACAGGCGACGAGCAGTGGCGATTCGAAACCAACGGCGCAAATAATTCCACACCTGCAGTTGTCGATGGCACGGTCTATTTCGGGAGCGACGACGGTCACCTCTACGCACTGGACGCGGCGACAGGGACGGAGATCTGGAGTCACCCTATTGGAGCGGAAGTCGCATCACCCACAGTATCGGATGGCCTCGTCTACGTAGGCGGTGGCCAAAGCGTGTACGCCATCACTACTGGAGGCGAGCAAGAGTGGCGGTCGCTGACGGATGATTCAGTGGTGGCGTCCCCCGCAGTCGCCGGCGGTACGGTGTACGTCGGGAGCACCGATGGGAACTTATACGCGTTCGACGACGCGGATGGAGACGAAAGATGGCGGTTCAGCACAAACTTAGACGTTTGGTCGTCGGCAGCAGTGGCCGACGGTGTCGTGTATGTCGGAAGCCTTGACGACACCGTCTATGCAGTCGACGCGGAAGACGGAACCGAACGCTGGAGTTTCACGACCGGCGATTCGGTCTATTCGTCCCCGGCAGTCGTGGACGGAATCGCGTATATCGGAAGCCGTGATGGGAGAGTATATGCGTTCGAATCGGGACAATCCGGAAATCTCGTCCCGTTGGAGGGGCTCGGCAGCGAGCACGCCAAACAGGACTGCCCTGACGGCGAGGACAGCTACTGGCACTGGGTCCTCACCCGTGGCGGACCGACACCGCTCCAGGACGGTGCCAAACTCACGGTCACGTTCGAAGGCGGATTGGAAGAAACCTTCAACGGCTACTTCCCCGGTGCTGGCAGCGGCTCCGTTCACTTCGAAACGAGCCGAGACGGTAGCAACGAGGTTCAGGGAGCCGAGGTCAGCTTCGAGGGCGGAGGGGACCACCCGCTACTGGTCCTGAACCACGGAACATGCCTCAGCCCGGACGAAAATCTACCGTCGGTAATCCCTGAGCAGGAAGAGACGGCCGGCGAACTGGACTACTGGCAGGTCGATTTCGGTGAGGGCGCTAATCCACCGATCCCACCACACTATTGGCCCGACGACGGGATGTGGGCGCTCGGGAATGCTGAGGACGGAGTCACACAGAACGTCTCGGGGAAGCGTAAGCAAACCGACGGTCAGCTCGCTGACGTCGACATTATCGGCGGCGAGTTCGACTTCGATGACGAAGGTGATCCCGAATCGGTGACCGTGACGTTTGAGATCGATGACGACGGCGCGCCCCGCGACCTGCATCTCGCGCTCTTTGCTATGCCCGGTCCCTTCGAAATGGACGAGATCGACGACCAGGTACTGATCAACACGATCAGCGA
The Haloarcula sp. CBA1129 genome window above contains:
- a CDS encoding PQQ-binding-like beta-propeller repeat protein: MPVQYNVSKLSRRTTLKALIGGSIGAKGLPAVFDQATAATTTSDWPMFQYDAANSGFHPDATGPKQDVGVRWSRIMTSPEGQPETSRSIIDPGPVISNGTVYIGDSEGYMYALDRLSGDQQWEFKTNGSVTSTAAVQEGRVFFLAEDDFLYAVDTSSGDELWKFDWGRGATMFNSPTVVDGRVFFANSDPGTLFAIGAETGDEQWRFETNGANNSTPAVVDGTVYFGSDDGHLYALDAATGTEIWSHPIGAEVASPTVSDGLVYVGGGQSVYAITTGGEQEWRSLTDDSVVASPAVAGGTVYVGSTDGNLYAFDDADGDERWRFSTNLDVWSSAAVADGVVYVGSLDDTVYAVDAEDGTERWSFTTGDSVYSSPAVVDGIAYIGSRDGRVYAFESGQSGNLVPLEGLGSEHAKQDCPDGEDSYWHWVLTRGGPTPLQDGAKLTVTFEGGLEETFNGYFPGAGSGSVHFETSRDGSNEVQGAEVSFEGGGDHPLLVLNHGTCLSPDENLPSVIPEQEETAGELDYWQVDFGEGANPPIPPHYWPDDGMWALGNAEDGVTQNVSGKRKQTDGQLADVDIIGGEFDFDDEGDPESVTVTFEIDDDGAPRDLHLALFAMPGPFEMDEIDDQVLINTISDEFEGGEEGELTIPLQ